The following proteins are encoded in a genomic region of Glycine max cultivar Williams 82 chromosome 18, Glycine_max_v4.0, whole genome shotgun sequence:
- the LOC100801834 gene encoding CBL-interacting protein kinase 2, which translates to MEKRGNVLMEKYEFGKLLGQGNFAKVYHARDVRTGESVAVKVIDKEKVLKIGLVDQTKREISIMRLVKHPNVLQLYEVLATKTKIYFIIEYAKGGELFNKVAKGRLTEDKAKKYFQQLVSAVDFCHSRGVYHRDLKPENLLLDENGVLKVADFGLSALVESHRQKDMLHTICGTPAYVAPEVISRRGYDGAKADVWSCGVILFVLLAGHLPFYDLNLMSLYKKIGKAEYKCPNWFPFEVRRLLAKILDPNPNTRISMAKVMENSWFRKGFKPKSGQVKREAVDVALVVSDQIFGLCENTSAAVVEAEQAVVKPAHFNAFNIISLSAGLDLSGLFAGNVELDDTKFTFMSSASSIMSTMEDIARTLRMEIIKKDGGLLKLERSKEGRKGPLSIDAEIFEVAPSFHLVELKKSSGDTLEYQKILEDLRPALKDIVGVWQGEQHAVARLCTP; encoded by the coding sequence ATGGAGAAAAGAGGGAATGTGTTGATGGAGAAGTATGAGTTTGGGAAGCTATTAGGTCAAGGAAACTTTGCGAAGGTTTACCATGCAAGGGACGTCAGAACTGGGGAGAGTGTTGCCGTTAAGGTGATTGACAAGGAGAAAGTTCTAAAAATTGGGCTGGTGGATCAAACGAAGCGAGAGATATCGATTATGAGACTGGTTAAACACCCCAATGTTTTGCAGCTTTATGAGGTCTTGGCCACCAAGACCAAGATTTACTTCATCATAGAATATGCCAAAGGGGGTGAACTTTTCAACAAGGTAGCTAAAGGTAGACTCACTGAGGACAAGGCAAAGAAGTACTTTCAACAATTGGTCAGTGCTGTTGATTTTTGCCACAGCAGGGGTGTTTATCACAGAGATTTGAAGCCAGAGAACTTGCTTTTGGATGAGAATGGAGTTCTCAAGGTTGCGGATTTTGGATTGAGTGCACTTGTTGAATCTCACCGGCAAAAAGACATGCTGCATACAATTTGTGGAACTCCTGCATATGTGGCTCCTGAGGTTATAAGTAGAAGGGGCTATGATGGAGCAAAAGCTGATGTATGGTCTTGTGGAGTGATCTTATTTGTTCTTTTGGCTGGTCATTTGCCATTCTATGATTTGAATCTTATGTCACTGTATAAGAAAATAGGCAAGGCGGAATACAAATGTCCAAACTGGTTTCCATTTGAAGTGCGCAGACTGTTAGCGAAAATCCTTGACCCCAACCCAAATACCAGGATATCCATGGCAAAAGTTATGGAAAATTCGTGGTTCAGAAAAGGATTCAAACCTAAATCTGGTCAAGTGAAAAGAGAGGCTGTTGATGTGGCTTTAGTTGTTTCTGATCAAATTTTTGGCTTGTGTGAGAATACAAGTGCTGCTGTTGTTGAGGCAGAGCAAGCAGTGGTTAAACCTGCACATTTTAATGCTTTCAATATAATTTCTCTGTCTGCTGGGCTTGACTTGTCTGGCCTCTTTGCTGGCAATGTTGAACTGGATGATACCAAATTTACATTTATGAGCTCTGCCTCATCAATCATGTCTACCATGGAGGATATTGCTCGCACTTTGAGGATGGAGATAATTAAGAAGGATGGAGGGTTGCTGAAATTGGAGAGATCCAAGGAGGGTAGAAAAGGACCACTTTCCATTGATGCTGAAATATTTGAGGTCGCCCCATCTTTCCATTTGGTTGAGCTGAAGAAGTCCAGCGGTGATACATTAGAATACCAGAAGATATTGGAGGACTTAAGACCAGCTCTCAAAGATATTGTCGGTGTTTGGCAAGGTGAGCAGCATGCAGTAGCAAGGTTGTGTACTCCTTAA
- the LOC100803784 gene encoding protein NRT1/ PTR FAMILY 5.1, giving the protein MEAKADYTQDGTVDFRGQPAVSSKTGKWKACAFLVGYEAFERMAFYGVASNLVNYLTTQLHEDTVSSVRNVNNWSGSVWITPILGAYVADSYLGRFWTFTLSSLVYVLGMTLLTVAVSLKSLRPTCTNGICNKASTSQIAFFYTALYTMAIGAGGTKPNISTFGADQFDDFNPNEKELKASFFNWWMFTSFLGALIATLGLVYIQENLGWGLGYGIPTAGLLLSLVIFYIGTPIYRHKVSTTKTPARDIIRVPIAAFRNRKLQLPINPSDLYEHNLQHYVNSGKRQVYHTPTLRFLDKAAIKEVSAGSTRVPLTVSQVEGAKLIFGMALVWLVTLIPSTIWAQINTLFVKQGTTLDRNLGPHFKIPSASLGSFVTLSMLLSVPMYDRFFVPFMRQKTGHPRGITLLQRLGIGFSIQIIAIAIAYVVEVRRMHVIGANHVASPKDIVPMSIFWLLPQYVLIGIADVFNAIGLLEFFYDQSPEDMQSLGTTFFTSGIGVGNFLNSFLVTMVDKITGRGDKKSWIGDNLNDCHLDYYYGFLLVMSSVNMVVFLWVSSRYIYKRESIRVKEGLCVQMEGGNPTLDASLGLQV; this is encoded by the exons ATGGAAGCCAAAGCAGATTACACCCAAGATGGCACTGTTGATTTCCGTGGCCAGCCTGCAGTTTCATCTAAAACTGGCAAATGGAAGGCTTGCGCTTTTCTTGTTG GCTATGAAGCATTTGAAAGGATGGCCTTCTATGGAGTGGCTTCGAACTTAGTGAATTACCTTACAACCCAACTTCATGAAGATACTGTTTCATCAGTGAGGAATGTGAATAACTGGTCAGGATCTGTGTGGATAACGCCAATTCTTGGGGCTTACGTAGCAGATTCTTATTTGGGTCGATTCTGGACTTTCACTCTCTCATCTCTCGTTTATGTCTTG GGGATGACTCTTCTCACAGTAGCCGTGTCACTCAAGAGCCTGAGGCCAACATGCACCAATGGCATATGCAACAAGGCTTCAACCTCACaaattgcatttttttacaCAGCCCTTTACACTATGGCAATTGGGGCTGGGGGAACAAAGCCTAACATCTCAACTTTTGGTGCTGACCAATTTGATGACTTCAATCCCAATGAGAAAGAGCTAAAGGCCTCATTCTTCAACTGGTGGATGTTTACCTCATTCTTGGGTGCTTTGATTGCCACTTTAGGATTGGTGTACATTCAAGAGAATTTGGGGTGGGGACTTGGGTATGGGATCCCCACCGCTGGTCTTCTATTGTCTTTGGTCATTTTCTATATAGGCACACCAATATATCGCCACAAAGTAAGCACAACCAAAACTCCTGCTAGGGACATAATTCGTGTGCCAATTGCAGCCTTCAGGAATAGAAAACTCCAACTCCCAATTAACCCCTCGGATCTTTATGAGCACAACCTCCAACATTATGTTAATAGTGGGAAACGCCAAGTCTATCACACTCCAACTCTGAG GTTTTTGGACAAGGCTGCTATTAAAGAAGTCAGTGCTGGCTCCACAAGAGTACCATTGACAGTATCCCAAGTGGAAGGAGCAAAGCTTATCTTTGGCATGGCCCTTGTATGGCTAGTGACACTGATTCCAAGCACCATTTGGGCACAAATCAACACTCTTTTTGTGAAACAAGGCACCACTTTGGACAGAAACCTTGGCcctcattttaaaattccatCAGCCTCTCTTGGAAGCTTTGTGACACTCTCCATGCTTCTCTCGGTGCCAATGTATGACCGGTTTTTCGTGCCGTTCATGCGCCAGAAAACCGGCCACCCTAGAGGAATCACATTGCTTCAAAGGCTTGGGATTGGATTTTCAATCCAGATCATAGCCATTGCAATTGCCTATGTAGTAGAAGTTAGAAGAATGCATGTCATAGGAGCAAACCATGTAGCTAGTCCTAAAGATATTGTCCCTATGAGTATATTTTGGCTGTTGCCTCAGTATGTACTAATAGGAATAGCAGATGTGTTCAATGCCATTGGATTGCTAGAATTCTTCTATGATCAATCCCCTGAAGACATGCAAAGTCTTGGAACTACATTCTTCACTAGTGGGATCGGTGTTGGGAACTTCTTGAACAGCTTTTTGGTGACAATGGTTGATAAAATAACAGGAAGGGGTGACAAAAAGAGCTGGATAGGGGACAACTTGAATGATTGTCACTTGGACTACTATTATGGGTTTTTGTTGGTCATGTCAAGTGTCAATATGGTGGTTTTTCTTTGGGTTTCAAGTAGATACATTTATAAGAGGGAATCAATAAGGGTCAAGGAGGGTCTTTGTGTTCAAATGGAGGGAGGAAACCCAACTTTGGACGCCTCTCTTGGTTTACAAGTGTGA
- the LOC100777039 gene encoding cationic peroxidase 1 produces MTGGHTIGLARCVTFRDHIYNDSDIDASFAKSLQSKCPRSGNDDLLEPLDLQTPTHFDNLYFQNLLDKKGLLHSDQKLFNGDSTNKLVKKYATNTAAFFKDFAKGMVKMSNIKPLTGSEGQIRINCRKVN; encoded by the coding sequence ATGACAGGTGGACATACTATTGGCCTTGCTAGATGCGTAACATTCAGAGATCACATCTACAATGATTCCGACATTGATGCCTCCTTTGCCAAGTCCCTGCAGAGCAAGTGCCCCAGAAGTGGAAATGACGATTTACTCGAACCCCTTGACCTTCAAACTCCTACCCATTTTGATAACCTATACTTCCAGAATTTACTGGACAAAAAGGGTCTTCTCCATTCCGATCAGAAGCTGTTCAATGGTGATTCCACCAACAAACTGGTGAAGAAATATGCTACCAATACAGCTGCATTCTTTAAAGACTTTGCCAAGGGCATGGTCAAAATGAGCAATATCAAGCCTCTAACAGGAAGCGAGGGGCAGATCAGAATCAATTGCAGAAAAGTCAATTAA
- the LOC100807848 gene encoding uncharacterized protein, whose amino-acid sequence MKNANGVAALEPKRNPLSDLTNTNSNPSKPQSLLSSSSSSATNTTRGTVGLNVSEPISSFCSRIHALNEKKRNAKKAIANPKTSTVRDKNDGVELGSLDLTNARPRVLTVRCRKKRREQDVSNDPQMQDYIVKQKAYFKEIDEFELAEEEVESVHELD is encoded by the exons atgaagAATGCTAATGGTGTTGCTGCCTTGGAGCCAAAACGAAACCCTCTTTCAGATCTCACCAATACTAATTCTAACCCTTCCAAACCCCAATCCCTTCTAtcgtcttcttcttcctccgcTACTAACACAACACGCG GGACAGTTGGCCTTAATGTTTCTGAGCCAATTTCATCATTCTGCAGCAGAATACACGCtttgaatgaaaagaaaaggaatgcTAAAAAAGCAATAGCAAATCCCAAGACCTCTACTGTTCG GGATAAAAATGATGGAGTTGAACTTGGAAGTTTGGATCTAACTAACGCTAGGCCTAGGGTGTTAACAGTTCGCTGCAGGAAG AAGCGGCGTGAACAAGACGTGTCCAATGATCCACAGATGCAAGATTATATTGTAAAACAGAAGGCAtacttcaaagagattgatgAATTTGAACTAGCGGAGGAGGAGGTTGAATCTGTTCATGAGCTGGATTAA
- the LOC100809814 gene encoding uncharacterized protein yields the protein METVQSWVSKHKLASIGALWASGIGATLVAYSCKKSPMKPSLRLIHARMHAQALTLAVLSGAAVYHFYEKRDVQPKPVADYTIPAPNVTQMVEYELQCPF from the exons ATGGAGACAGTTCAATCATGGGTTTCAAAGCACAAGCTCGCCAGCATTG GGGCACTCTGGGCCTCTGGAATTGGAGCAACACTTGTGGCTTATTCATGCAAAAAGTCTCCAATGAAGCCAAGTCTCAGGCTTATCCATGCTAG GATGCATGCTCAGGCTCTAACTTTAGCAGTGCTATCAGGTGCAGctgtttatcatttttatgagaAACGTGATGTTCAGCCAAAACCAGTGGCAGATTATACTATTCCTGCTCCCAATGTCACTCAGATGGTTGAATATGAACTTCAATGTcctttctaa
- the LOC100777561 gene encoding BTB/POZ domain-containing protein At3g56230 — protein sequence MDCCVCTTMPLILRPPRNTICGACYEGVRSIINMMSNVESEKVKAMANPNPNSSPVSRRNSSKTLDDCIRWCSEQMEQFNQQKEDLVFLRGFVSAFKAQIHTDILVSPGRHGPPIPAHKSVLGARSEIFKNMLECDECKAAPSNSITIPDLNHEELESLLEFLYSGTLGVEKLEKHVYALSQAADKYVIPHLLKHCERYLLSSLSTSNALETLEIADTCSNHNLKETTLNFLVKNIEHMVPSPKFETFVHRSPHLTVQLVTRAFVNGAK from the exons ATGGATTGTTGTGTGTGTACAACTATGCCATTGATATTGAGGCCTCCGAGGAATACAATATGTGGGGCTTGTTATGAAGGAGTTAGGAGCATAATCAACATGATGAGCAATGTCGAAAGTGAGAAAGTAAAAGCAATGGCTAATCCAAATCCAAACAGTTCTCCAGTTTCGCGGCGAAATTCGAGTAAG ACACTTGATGATTGTATAAGATGGTGCTCAGAGCAGATGGAGCAGTTTAATCAACAAAAAGAAGACTTGGTTTTTCTCAGAGGCTTTGTTTCAGCCTTCAAAGCACAGATTCACACGGATATATTGGTCAGTCCAGGCAGGCATGGTCCACCTATACCTGCACATAAGTCCGTTTTG GGAGCAAGATCAGAAATATTTAAGAACATGCTAGAGTGTGATGAATGCAAGGCAGCACCAAGTAACAGCATAACTATACCCGATTTGAACCATGAAGAACTAGAGTCTCTCCTTGAGTTTCTGTACAGTGGGACCTTGGGTGTGGAAAAATTGGAGAAACATGTTTACGCTTTGTCACAAGCAGCTGATAAGTATGTGATCCCACATTTGCTGAAACACTGCGAACGATATCTGCTGAGTTCACTAAGCACTTCCAATGCCCTTGAGACATTGGAGATCGCGGATACTTGTTCCAACCACAACTTGAAGGAGACAACCTTGAATTTCTTAGTTAAAAACATTGAGCACATGGTGCCTTCACCTAAGTTTGAAACTTTTGTGCATAGGAGTCCACATCTTACTGTTCAACTAGTTACAAGGGCGTTTGTGAATGGTGCCAAATAA
- the LOC100813030 gene encoding uncharacterized protein gives MVSREQKRATLNEKLQLLRSITNSNALDKTSIIIDASKYIEELKEKVERLNQDVANAQTSSDQNTLPMVTVETLEKGFLINVFSAKSCPGLLVSILESFEEMGLHVLEARVTCKDTFRFHAVGGKNEEQGDEDIDAQAVKQAMGQAIKNWSQNADQK, from the exons ATGGTTTCTAGAGAGCAAAAGAGAGCAACACTGAATGAGAAGCTGCAACTTCTTCGTTCTATAACCAACTCTAATGCT CTAGACAAAACCTCGATCATAATAGATGCATCAAAGTATATCGAAGAGTTAAAGGAAAAAGTAGAAAGACTGAACCAAGACGTAGCCAACGCACAAACTTCCAGTGACCAAAATACTTTGCCTATG GTTACAGTAGAAACCTTAGAGAAGGGATTtcttataaatgttttttcagCAAAGAGCTGCCCCGGTCTGCTTGTTTCCATATTGGAGTCATTTGAAGAGATGGGTCTTCATGTGCTTGAAGCTAGGGTTACTTGTAAGGACACCTTTCGATTTCATGCTGTTGGAGGAAAA AATGAAGAACAAGGTGATGAGGACATTGATGCACAAGCTGTGAAACAGGCAATGGGACAAGCAATAAAGAACTGGAGCCAAAATGCTGACCAAAAGTAA